In the genome of Streptomyces sp. SAI-127, the window TGCAGTTTTTGCGCACCCGCTCATTAACTCGACGCTGTAGAGTCCTGGTGTGACAGTCACAGGCAGCAGGGGAAGGCGTGAGCGGCTCCGGACCGAGACCACGGCCGAAATCAAGAAGGTGGCCCTCGCCTTGATGGCCTCGGGCGGCCCGGATGCCATCACGCTGCGGGCCATCGCCCGCGAGATGGGCATGACCGCCAATGCCATCTACGGCTACTTCCCGACCCGGGACGACTTGGTCACCACGCTCATCAACGACGTGTACACCGCCTTGGCCGACGCGGTGGACACTGCCTGGGAGGCCACCTCCGCCACGGATCCCGCCGTCCGGATCGAGGCGTGGGCCCATGCCTTCCGCGGCTGGGCACTGGTGAACCCGCAGGGCTTCCGGCTCATCTACGGCGACCCGGTTCCCGGCTACCGGGCCCCCGAAGGCGGCCCCGCGCCGGACGCCGCACACCGGGTCTGCACCGGACTCACCGCCCTGGCGGCAGCCGCCTGGCCGCACGCCCAACAGCTCTACGCCGACAGCGACTTCGACTGGTCCGACT includes:
- a CDS encoding TetR/AcrR family transcriptional regulator, yielding MTVTGSRGRRERLRTETTAEIKKVALALMASGGPDAITLRAIAREMGMTANAIYGYFPTRDDLVTTLINDVYTALADAVDTAWEATSATDPAVRIEAWAHAFRGWALVNPQGFRLIYGDPVPGYRAPEGGPAPDAAHRVCTGLTALAAAAWPHAQQLYADSDFDWSDFDPGLLGKVRPAFPDLPPAAVALALRIWGHLHGLVSLEIYGHMRTQTTSPEKLFQDELAHLLRMLALPRRHADNPRRA